The DNA segment GGGATGATGCAGGTCGGCGAAACCGCCGTCGATCAGCGCACGAACGAAGTTCATCGTCATCGCCGAGCGCGCATGCGCCTTGATCATGCGTCGCGGATCGGGCACGCGCGCTTCGGCCGTGAATTCGGGCGCGTTGACGACGTCGCCACGGTAGCTGGGCAGGGCTACGCCATCGCGCGTTTCCAGGTCGGCCGACCGTGGCTTCGCATACTGGCCGGCGAACCGACCCACCCGCACCACGGGTAGGCGCAGGCCGTGCACCAGCACCAGGCTCATCTGCAGCAGCACCTTGAGCCGGTTGGAGATGAGGCCGGATTCGCAATCGGAAAAGTTCTCCGCACAATCGCCGCCCTGCAGCAGGAAGCGCTTGCCTTCCTGCGCTTCGGCCAGCTGCTTCTTCAGTGCGAAGATCTCCCACGACGTCACCAACGGCGGCAACTGGCGCAGCTCGCCCAGCGCGGATTCCAACGCCCCGGCATCCGGGTAGGTCGGCATCTGCATCGCGGGACGCGCGCGCCAGCTGTCGGGCGCCCAGTTCGGGGGCAGGCTGACAGCGCGCAGCGGTCGCTCGGTAGGGTTCATGGCGGGACTCCTTGCGGCCCACCATCCTGACAGATTGGTGCGCCGCGTCAAATCAGCGGAAGGTCGAGATCTTGCGGGCGCGGGAACCGATCCACAGGGCCCAGATGGCGAGCAACACGAACCACACCAGGCTCCACATGGGCATGGTCAGGCCGAGGAAACTCCAGTCGACGGTGCTGCAGTCGCCCTTCGCGGACAGCACCTTCTGCACGACGCCCAGCCAGGTGTTCGTCTCGATCATGTAGTCCCAGCCTGGGCCACAGCTCGGCATCAGCGGCGGGAATACCTGCACCCAGACATGTCGTCCCGCGATGCCGATCCCTGTCGCTGCAGCGAGGAAGGCGAGCACGCCATACATCCTCCTGCCGCCGGAACGACGCGGCCCGTGCAGGGCGCCAAGCAGGAACATCACACCCGTCGCCGCGAAGGCCAGACGCTGGAAGATGCAGAACGGACACGGTTCCAGGTGCTGCACGAACTGCACATACAGCGCATACCCGAGCAGGCCCGCACAGATCGCAAAGCCGAGGAAGCACTGCGCGCGGAAACTCCAGCGGAGAGGATTCATCGTCACCGGTCGGATGGGGGTTGCCGCATTATCCACATGCGGACGCTCCCGCGTCACCTGCGACCGTTTGCCACGGCAGGCGAGACGGACCCCTGAAACGCAAAAACCCCGGCAAGGCCGGGGTCTTCGCGTGATGCAGGAGGCGGACCTTACTCGGTTGCCGCTTCCGGACGGTCCACCAGCTCGACGTACGCCATCGGGGCGTTGTCGCCGGCGCGGAAACCGCACTTCAGGATGCGCAGGTAGCCACCCGGACGCGACTGGTAGCGCGGGCCGAGGGTGGTGAACAGCGTACCGACGGCTTCCTTGTCGCGCAGGCGCGAGAAGGCGAGACGACGATTGGCGACGCCATCGATCTTGCCGAGGGTGATCAGCGGCTCTGCGACGCGACGCAGTTCCTTGGCCTTCGGCAGGGTGGTCTTGATCAGGCCGTGCTTGATGAGCGAGGCGGCCATGTTGCGGAACATCGCTTCGCGATGGGCGCTGGTGCGGCTGAACTTGCGGCCGGCTTTCTGGTGGCGCATGGGTTGGATTCCTAAAGAAGAGTGGGACGTTGGACTTCGCTGTCGCCATCCAGGCGGTGGAACAGTGGACTGCGGGTGGTCCGAACCGGCCATCCTTGACCGGAGCGTCGCGGGCCTTCAGGTCCGTCGACGAGGGTGTTGCAGCGAAGCTCCCGCGCGAGCGCGGGAGCTTCGTGTTGCTTCATCAGCCGAGCATGCCGTGCTGGGCGACACCGGCCGGCGGCCAGTTCTCCAGCTTCATACCCAGGGACAGGCCGCGCTGCGCCAGGACTTCCTTGATCTCGGTCAGCGACTTCTTGCCGAGGTTCGGGGTCTTGAGCAGTTCGACTTCCGTCTTCTGGATCAGGTCGCCGATGTAGTAGATGCTCTCGGCCTTCAGGCAGTTGGCCGAACGCACGGTCAGCTCCAGGTCGTCGATCGGGCGCAGCAGCACCGGATCCACGCCGCTGGCAGCCTGCTTCGGCGCGCCGCGGTCGCGGTGCGTGAAGTCACCGAACACCGACAGCTGGTCGCTGAGGATATCGGCGGCGGTGCGCACGGCTTCCTCGGCATCGATCGTGCCGTTGGTTTCGATGTCCAGGACCAGCTTGTCCAGGTCGGTACGCTGCTCGACGCGCGCGGCTTCCACCGCGTACGCGACGCGACGGACCGGCGAGAACGAAGCGTCCAGCACCAGGCGACCGATCGCACGGGTTTCTTCATCCGGACGACGACGGGCAGCGGCCGGCTGGTAGCCGAAACCACGCTCGATCTTCAAGCGCATGTTCAGCGCCGTGTCCTTGGTCAGGTTGCAGATGACCAGTTCCGGATTCAGGATCTCGACGTTGTGGTCGGTCTTGATATCGCCGGCGGTCACCACGCCCGGGCCCTGCTTGGCCAGGCTCAGGGTGGACGAATCGCCGGAGTGGATGCGGATGGCCACATCCTTCAGGTTCAACAGCACTTCCAGCACGTCTTCCTGCATGCCTTCGATGGTGCTGTATTCGTGCAGCACGCCATCGATCTCGACTTCGGTGATCGCGAAGCCGGGGATCGACGACAGCAGCACGCGGCGCAACGCATTGCCGAGCGTATGGCCGTAACCACGCTCCAGCGGTTCGATGACCACCTTCGCACGGTTGCCGGTCAGGCGCTCGATCTGCGGGCCGCGGGGGCGCAGCACTTGCTGAGTAATACCCGTCATGTTGCTTTGTCTCCTGCGGTCCCCCGGTCGCCCGGGGGTGCGTGAATGAATTACTTCGAGTACAACTCGACGATCAGCGCTTCGTTGATGTCGGCGGGCAGATCCGAACGCGCCGGAACCGCCTTGAACACGCCG comes from the Pseudoxanthomonas sp. YR558 genome and includes:
- a CDS encoding disulfide bond formation protein B; protein product: MNPLRWSFRAQCFLGFAICAGLLGYALYVQFVQHLEPCPFCIFQRLAFAATGVMFLLGALHGPRRSGGRRMYGVLAFLAAATGIGIAGRHVWVQVFPPLMPSCGPGWDYMIETNTWLGVVQKVLSAKGDCSTVDWSFLGLTMPMWSLVWFVLLAIWALWIGSRARKISTFR
- the rplQ gene encoding 50S ribosomal protein L17, whose amino-acid sequence is MRHQKAGRKFSRTSAHREAMFRNMAASLIKHGLIKTTLPKAKELRRVAEPLITLGKIDGVANRRLAFSRLRDKEAVGTLFTTLGPRYQSRPGGYLRILKCGFRAGDNAPMAYVELVDRPEAATE
- the rpoA gene encoding DNA-directed RNA polymerase subunit alpha, producing the protein MTGITQQVLRPRGPQIERLTGNRAKVVIEPLERGYGHTLGNALRRVLLSSIPGFAITEVEIDGVLHEYSTIEGMQEDVLEVLLNLKDVAIRIHSGDSSTLSLAKQGPGVVTAGDIKTDHNVEILNPELVICNLTKDTALNMRLKIERGFGYQPAAARRRPDEETRAIGRLVLDASFSPVRRVAYAVEAARVEQRTDLDKLVLDIETNGTIDAEEAVRTAADILSDQLSVFGDFTHRDRGAPKQAASGVDPVLLRPIDDLELTVRSANCLKAESIYYIGDLIQKTEVELLKTPNLGKKSLTEIKEVLAQRGLSLGMKLENWPPAGVAQHGMLG